Below is a genomic region from Castanea sativa cultivar Marrone di Chiusa Pesio chromosome 2, ASM4071231v1.
TCGTTTTCTACCATGTCCCTTTGGGGTCAATATATACAGTAGTAAGCGAAATAGTAGTATAGAACTTATCTTAACAGTAAATTCAATATATCCCCTTAATGTGCACACATGCatgcaaacacacacatattatgGTTTATGTTCTAGTGGTATCTGGGGTATATAAATGAGAATGGGATTTATGCTCCGTGTACTTAATTTGAGTCTTTAGTTTAATAGTTAATAGAGACACACATTTGCACCTTTGCAATTGATAAATACACAGATACAGTTCTTTCTTTCCTACTTTTAAGATCATGTCTTTTGCAGGTGAATATTTTCCCATGGCCTACAATGATACAATACCTGTTTGGGAGGATGAGTCCATTGCTTTTGATGCCTTAGCAAATGACTACTTTGCTGGCCACAATGCAAGTATTGTTCAATACACAAAAGTAAGATAAGGTGCTGAAGCAGTTTTTTCCTTTAAGTTACAACCTCCCCCTCACCTCTCAATTCTCTAAAGGGTATATATAATTATCTTTATGGTAGCAAGCCTATTAGGGTACCAAACAGACTCACCTGCCTTCCtggacttgaattttttttggtctttcttcttcatcaataGAATCTTTTGATCACTTTATAGTGGCATAGTTAATACTTCAGTTGCATTATAAAAAAGCAGAATCCTCTTACTGGATATGGAAGTTATTATTCTAAGAGGGCTTTGTGCATAGTGCAGACATATGTGTGATGATGAATCCTGTATGTTGATAGTTGATGTGTTTGATGGCATCAATGCTATGAGTTCAATATCCCTTATTCAATGCTATGTTGATAGTTGATTATAATgataaagcatatatatattctatagaagaaattttttggaaaGCTGATCTACTTCTGTATGTTATATTTGGTCAGCCAGGTCATGGTTCACTCCTACAGTATGGAAGGCTTCTTAGATACACTCCTTACAAAGATTATTTTGGGAATGATTCTTTTTCTTATACAATGTCTGATATAAATGGAAATCTTGCTACTGCTGCTGTAAACATTTCTGTTCTTAGTATCCCACCCCAGTTTGTTTCCTCTCCAAGCCTACTACAAGCAACTGAAGATGTATTAAGTCCCAGGTTTGGGTAAGGAGCTTTTTGTCCTGTAAACTTTTATTGATATGTTtgttattgtaaaatttattttggtcaattattTCCCACATTTTTTTCTTGCTCCTTGTAGGGGTTTCTCTGGGTTTGAGATAAGATATTCAGATCAGATGGAGAACATCTCTGTTAATCTCAGTGCACAATCTGGGATTATCTTTTTGTCTCCAATGCTGATGCAATTTTGGCAGCCAATGTGGAGTGGACTCTCTGTAAATAGAGGGGGTGAAGAAGTGAAGGACTTGATTTTAGAAGGTTCTTTGGAAGTAATCAATTCTGCACTTAAGGCAATTCAGTATCttgggtatttttatttttcactttaatattcttttggttagttgaaaattttgctTTCAGCATTTCCGcatttcatagttttttttgggtattcATGATGCtcgtttttatttatttattttgcatattTGACCTTTGTAGAAATTCAGGTTGTTTGGATATGCAAATTCATTAATACATCACCACTTGCAAAATCTCTTTCTTCTGTGTGTGCTCAACAATCACATTAGTAACCTGaatattttttctcatttatctCTAATCAGAAATCAGAACTTCAGTGGAAATGATACGATTCGTGTGTCTACTAGGAACAAGAATGGAAAAAATGATTTGGATGTTCCAGTTTTTGTGGAGCCTATTAACGATCCTCCATTTATTCATGTTCCTGAAATTATTATCCTGAAGGGTAATGAAGATGAGACACTGATTTATAACAGAGAACATGACAAGTTTGAGTTCTATATTGGGGATCCAGATCTTCTTAACTTCCCTGGTATGGTTTAAAATGTGATTGTTAAGTATGATATGAGATATCAAACTTGTGCCATATCTAACAGCGTCATACTACAAAAGTCAGAATATTATTACTATATGCCACAGCGATTGTAGTGTTAGCATGATAGTTTTCACTTTAGATGTTTAGTTATGAGATATTGGTTTCAGATGGTCATCTTATTATATATTGGTGCGTTTGGAAAGATAATTTTCATagaattcaaattaaaagaCATGTCACACTCATATGCAATAATAGATTTTGAGTGAAAAAAAGAGCTCTTAGAGTAGCTAATTCAAGCTTAAAACATTTCATTTTAGACGAATAATCTAACATATAATTCTTGCCTTAGCATGAGGAATTTGCATGAATAAGAAGGCAGATCATTAAATATGGTTGCATCTTAAAGTTTTGGCTATTGATAAATTTGTCTAGGGCATTAATAGAAAGTTTCTTTAGGGGCTTTCTCCCATAACCTAAAACAACTCACAACctaagttttagatttttttcttcttctgtcaTGTTCAAGATAGGTGTGAATTATGTAAATGGCAATGTTTTCCTCCAAACCAATTTAGAGGAATCTCCTCCAGCCATTACATGGTGATTTATAAAACTATTCATgtatattgtttaaaataatcACGACTCATTAAAAAGTTATGTAACAAAAAGTGTACATTGATGGTCTTTTTAATTGCCGCATAGTGGGTTTCCAAACCGGTTTGGAGGTAAGTTTTTTCATTATGTAAAACTTTGaacttatccttttttttttatgggatttttTGCTTCATAAATTTTTAGTGGACTGTGGACTTCTAATAGCTTGACATTCTGCTGACGGCTTATGTTTCAGGTGGTGAAATGAACTTTATTGTCACATTTTCTGTGGAAGTTAGTGATGGATTTTTGGTCACTAGTTTACCAGCTGAGCTCATCAATACAACCGAACTGAAGCTAAAGAACATTTATCTTTGGCAACCTCTTCAGACGTATGTTACTATCTCAAAACATTTTACCGTCAAAGCTAATGGTATTAGATTCCGGGGCACAGTGAATGACTGCAACAATATTTTGAAACAGCTGTTTTATCATGTGAGTGAGCTTCTTGTTCTTGGGAGTTGGAAGTATTGTGCTCCTTCAAGTAGTAAATGTTACTGGAAGATAAAGCAGAAGTCTATACAATTCTCCTTTTTGTTTGATCAATTAAGCATTTTAGCCTCAACAAACACCCCCTTCTGGAACGGGCAGTGTTTATTACACAACATGTGTGCATCCACACACTGCCCAAAATGAATTAAATTGTGACTTTAAAGTCATGAGTTCTGTTCATTTTGGCAGTGTGTGGATCCACACGTGTTTAACAGGTTTTTCCCTTCTGGAAAATCCAATATCAATAAAAACAACTACTACTATAATAATCACGCACTCAAAGAGagtattatattttaattccaaCCCTCTGGATCAGTGATGTGGATGCTGCCTTTTCCCTTCGCTTGTAAAAGTGCTTGAAATAACCAAACATAATTTGCACATGAGgaattagcttattttcaaaCCATCACTATGAAGTAAATTATATTCTTTGACACTTCAAGAGACCCTCTGTTTTCTTATGTTTCATAGTGCTAGCTCAAAAGGAGGGAAAGCTATTGCTTATTTGCATGTCAATAAGACCGCTTTGGCATGTTATAATCAATTGGAATTAAGCTTGATGGGAACATGTTGATGTGTTGGATAGAAAGTAGTATTTCTTTACAAGTCAATTATTCACATAGTATTTGTTGGTATAAAGAAGCCCAGCTATAAGGTTTTGAACATGATTGGCATCATAAAAGCATCAAGTTGTGTTGTAACTCTTCAAATTCAATGTATATCTTTCCGTGTAGGTTCAAAGTACAAATAGCTCTTAAAAATTTGTGAAAGTAGTTGTATCGCATGTAGGAATAATATACTGCACCATAATAATATGTAATTGAGTCTCTCTTGTATAGGGTGGAGGACATGGTGCTGTTTTAACACTGACATTAAATGATATGGGAAACTATGGGTGTTATCCAGATTGTTCTGAAAGGGTATCATTGCCATTATATACTGAAGCTGCTGTAAATCTAATAAGAAGAAGGCCAATGAGTTCATTGGTAGCTCATTGTAAGTTACAATCAACTTATCCTGAGTTATCATTGTTGTTTCTTTAAGATATAATTCTCTTAGGCCTTGTCTTTATTATCTTTTTGGATAGTTGCTTCAGCATTGGAATGTGGTAGAGCTGCCCTGTCTGAGTTTAAAGTCACGGCTATGTTACCTCTGCTTTTTTTTGTGTCTTTACATTGCTTAGCATCTGTCTTTCCTTTTGAGTTATGTTGATTTTATTTCCTTTGATTCTTATCTCCAAGTGTCTTTAATGAATTAATGTATTGGGAAAGGCATTTCCAACTCTATGAATGACGGTTACTATTTTGACCAAATCAGCTAGAAAAACTTTATCACATTAGACTCTTAGAGAtcctttttgaaatttgattgatGCAAGACTAGCTTATGATATCTTCCAAAATATCATTACCAAGTAAGCATTTACGTTTGGATATACAAAGATTCAGGACCCTTGTAATTTATGAGGGCAGCACCAAATAAAACAAGACAAGTGCATGGTCTTTCAGATCATTCATGTCACCTTAGTCATTAGTATGGAAGCAGCTGAGtcatatctatatatatctaactGGTTGATAATCCCATATCTGTCTCTGTGGGGGTACAGCCCTAGGATCGGCTATAGTTGTGGAATCTTTCATGGTGTTCTGTCTTGGGGTGTTGCTTCTATTTTTTACATGCAAATGTGCAATTCTTCTTGTAAATGAAAGAAGCAGCCGACACACGAAGACTTCTGAGCTATCTATTGTTCAAAGTTCCCATGAACAAACTGTAAgcatgctttattttttttccctagttTTGTTTTCATAATAGAGCACATTTTGTTTcataaattgttattttttgttgtggaATGTTATGAATGCTTCTTATGAGCATCTTTTGATAGGAtcatatcaaaagtttaaatgggaaaacacacacacactcactcactcacacaGAAGTAATGTTATGACAGATTTGCTAGTTGctacaaaataatatttatgataaattaaatatctcatATCATTGGGTCATAACTTGTACCGAAAGTCAATTTCATTTGTCATATCTTGCTTGTTTATGTGCAGCCAAGTACACCTCTATCTGAGGATGCAGTTTACTACACTGGGTGGTGTTCAAGTCCCTTCTTGCTTGGCAGCCAATTGTCCAACTTTCGCAAGCGGTAACTATTTCAAGTTTAAAAATGTGATTGCCATACACATATGATTGATATATTGGAAATAGGGGGAATAGAAAGGCTAGGTGAAATTTGATAAACtcttcaaatttattatatgaACTTTCTGGGCAGGGAAACTGGTTATATTTCATTATCAACAGCATTTAATCCTTTTGCAAAAATGGATACTGTGAAAAGAATTGTAAAGATTATGAAACATATTACTTCCAAGTTCTGCACTGGAACTTTGAATAGATTTCCTTTTCTCCTATGTTGTCCTTTCTCGGCCTTTTGGCTAGTATTAAGTATTGACCAAAACAACCAACCGAATGAGATGTTAGGAGCTTAGGATGAATGGATTCGATTGGATTGGATTGAAGGATGTTTCTGAGTTTATTCTTTTATTCAGCTTTGGTGGTAATATCTGTGTGCAAATTATGGATAAGTTGGGAAGGATGTCTgtgagtttctttttctttttcttttttcctttatatcAGCTTCATTGAAAAACATTATTGCTGTGTGCAACTTTTCTGCTCCAGCCGTCTATCTGGGAAAGGAGAATCTAGCAACGCAGCATTTGGCTCTTCTAAATCTTTTGGAGATCAAAGTCAGCAGACTTCTTTCATGCCACTTGCCATTGAGAAGGGACAAAGTGAAACAGCTTGATatgttgtaaaaatttaaactatGACTTTGTATATCCTTTTCAAATGACTTTgtaaatttcttgtttttaatgtacttttcaattttcatttatctgctctttgtttatatattgcTAGATTAAGCTTACTTACCGATTGTGTCAAGTCCCTGGAAGTTCttaaaatggaaagaaaatgttGTAATGAATGTGTTTCAAAGTGTCAAACAGCTTTGATTTATGTCATATGCCTATGACACAAGCTATTCCCAAATGTTGATAGTGGCAGTCCCAGCTTGCATCCTCTGTACTTTGCAAACCCTCTTAATTATATTCCATTCTTGCAAACCATAATGCTTTTAAGAAAATAAGGATTTTTAGGACTAAGAATGGGTTGTGTTTGtgcccaaaaaataataataataataaaaataatactaataattaaataattatttaagttatttaagattttttaaaattaatattaatcaaacaataaGTTATTTTAAATGATGCATCTTATGaatgttttcatttaaaattttaatagtaaaaagaacATTTTCGttattaactaaaaaatttataaagtgACATAATTGGTTAGTTTCACATCAATAACACAATAaacaaattcttaattttttttttcaactgtGATACTATAGTTAGTAAAAATTGTActacatataatttttacaaatctatatataatatctaaaaactaagcttaacatttattgttactatttaCTATGCtccattttggtccaattaGGCCAAATTCAGTCCACCTCCTTtcatttggtccaatttggcccactcggtccactttggtctaatTGGACCTTAAGTTGATTATTTCTGTATGTTGCCTTTTCAATTTTGAGTTCCAAAGTTCATTCTTCCTTAATTTTTGGcctaaaaattccaaaaataagcattagaaattagagataaaatgataaatattcaaaatattatcttaaaattcaagttttaataaGATATGCaatatacttatatttggaaaggaagaaaaaaaaaggtacaattataaatctatatatatatatatatatatatatatatatatatatatattaatagacaAAGTTCAGaaaaagttcaattagaatttgaaactagaatctaattttgcaccatgtgtctaaatttatgtggggaCCATATCATAGttatccacttaagtttgtGCTATGTGtctatttaaactttttaatctttgtaccaagtgagttaatgagtgcgaaatactaagaatctaatattaatgaactaaaaaaaaaaccaattacatatactcaataaaatcACCACATAACAAAGATCACCACaagttctatcttattaaaaattagagaaaaaaaatgatcaaaagtaatattaaatttatgtaaaaatttaaaatttgactaattacgtttactttaaaaaaaagtaatttaacttattatttatatttttatgataaaaattgtgctTAATTTTCGATGTATTCATACGTATTCATGTGttaaaatgctttaaaaaaaaattgactaattgtttatat
It encodes:
- the LOC142626463 gene encoding protein GAMETE EXPRESSED 2 isoform X3, producing the protein MDFQMYLHFVISVLALFFITASGSDLATSDKASLPKFAFSWLDDKDTFRAGDTATIKIKVLEHADKIDKNAFNPTLTVNGKMGNSSFVSGVVSDFGGDFNDWRIYFTPITAGLFNVFIEEVHYEVLDSSMHFQVVPGQMYLSVCVASWMNLINEYEAGTKAIVLILPKDAFGNNISSTSEEPNSHNFTMSALYANGSIASVPNITFMGWNEFGYIVVEFIAVQAGDLLLRVEGDNETLNGSPLPFKVNPGYSDGLKSVVNGSGLNNSVAGKMAEFSVYLNDLYQYPSPVEVERLQVQIVRQIDSYYVLPSISPLHIINGSEPTRTLRYDATSQIEIAPSPSADLSNTSVGSSKVQASSFNVAYTPDKSGIYEIHVFCGNVPLNGGHSITKEVIAGEVNVSLSGVLRYTPKAPKLIKNEVVVQLMDSFHNPVLSEQSRLTLEITSVNNSGFSIGMFVDNNDGTYTVNYLAKDVGTYEMCASFDGNRFLPCPFGVNIYSSEYFPMAYNDTIPVWEDESIAFDALANDYFAGHNASIVQYTKPGHGSLLQYGRLLRYTPYKDYFGNDSFSYTMSDINGNLATAAVNISVLSIPPQFVSSPSLLQATEDVLSPRFGGFSGFEIRYSDQMENISVNLSAQSGIIFLSPMLMQFWQPMWSGLSVNRGGEEVKDLILEGSLEVINSALKAIQYLGNQNFSGNDTIRVSTRNKNGKNDLDVPVFVEPINDPPFIHVPEIIILKGNEDETLIYNREHDKFEFYIGDPDLLNFPGGEMNFIVTFSVEVSDGFLVTSLPAELINTTELKLKNIYLWQPLQTYVTISKHFTVKANGIRFRGTVNDCNNILKQLFYHGGGHGAVLTLTLNDMGNYGCYPDCSERVSLPLYTEAAVNLIRRRPMSSLVAHSLGSAIVVESFMVFCLGVLLLFFTCKCAILLVNERSSRHTKTSELSIVQSSHEQTPSTPLSEDAVYYTGWCSSPFLLGSQLSNFRKRFIEKHYCCVQLFCSSRLSGKGESSNAAFGSSKSFGDQSQQTSFMPLAIEKGQSETA
- the LOC142626463 gene encoding protein GAMETE EXPRESSED 2 isoform X4, producing MAKWNFEPNGWQLYSKMEIFIHQMDQYGNLVPGLYEFDAEVVEKETNLSIPVADLHFEEVMAGIQLFSFSNSEPGNFSLTVYDSKHNKSISNMPYAYTVFVGYSDGLKSVVNGSGLNNSVAGKMAEFSVYLNDLYQYPSPVEVERLQVQIVRQIDSYYVLPSISPLHIINGSEPTRTLRYDATSQIEIAPSPSADLSNTSVGSSKVQASSFNVAYTPDKSGIYEIHVFCGNVPLNGGHSITKEVIAGEVNVSLSGVLRYTPKAPKLIKNEVVVQLMDSFHNPVLSEQSRLTLEITSVNNSGFSIGMFVDNNDGTYTVNYLAKDVGTYEMCASFDGNRFLPCPFGVNIYSSEYFPMAYNDTIPVWEDESIAFDALANDYFAGHNASIVQYTKPGHGSLLQYGRLLRYTPYKDYFGNDSFSYTMSDINGNLATAAVNISVLSIPPQFVSSPSLLQATEDVLSPRFGGFSGFEIRYSDQMENISVNLSAQSGIIFLSPMLMQFWQPMWSGLSVNRGGEEVKDLILEGSLEVINSALKAIQYLGNQNFSGNDTIRVSTRNKNGKNDLDVPVFVEPINDPPFIHVPEIIILKGNEDETLIYNREHDKFEFYIGDPDLLNFPGGEMNFIVTFSVEVSDGFLVTSLPAELINTTELKLKNIYLWQPLQTYVTISKHFTVKANGIRFRGTVNDCNNILKQLFYHGGGHGAVLTLTLNDMGNYGCYPDCSERVSLPLYTEAAVNLIRRRPMSSLVAHSLGSAIVVESFMVFCLGVLLLFFTCKCAILLVNERSSRHTKTSELSIVQSSHEQTPSTPLSEDAVYYTGWCSSPFLLGSQLSNFRKRFIEKHYCCVQLFCSSRLSGKGESSNAAFGSSKSFGDQSQQTSFMPLAIEKGQSETA